In the genome of Xylanivirga thermophila, the window ATGGCCAAATGCTGCACTGCGGCGATCCAATCGGGTATGCGGACTTGAATAGCCGCTATTGGCGCAGCCATTTCTATGCCTACGGCAGACTGAAATAGCTGCTAAATAAATGTAAAATAAGGAGATGATACGCAATGACAATGAAAGCAATCTTTGAACGAAAGCCCTCGGATTTCAATCTACGGAGCTTTAAGGTATCAAAAACCATTCGACTTCCCATAGAAATCTTTGAGAATGTGCTGCAAAATCCTCTGCGGGATTATGCCTTTATTCAGGAAAATATAGAGCAGATGCACTGCGACAGTAGCGGTGTGTATCACTGCCTGCTGCTCACCGGTGAGGGCAGAAATGACGGACTGCTGGTGGAGTCGGAGGGCTACGGCTACTGCCGGTACGCCTCCTATGTTCCCAACATTTCCGCTCTTACCTTCCCGGCCTTGCAGCAATTCAATCAGAAACTGACGAAGGCGGTGGATTACATTGTGTCCACCGGAACACAAAATACAACAGAGGGCAACTGGATTATAGGCTTTGATGAGTTGGCACAGCAAACCGGCTTTGAGCATGACTTTAACATCACAGATACCCTGCTGGATATGCTCCATGAGCGTGAGGAAGTGGCCAATGTGGAGTTAGATGATAGCAGCATTGACATGTGCTATTACCTCAACTTCTGTCCGCAGTACGGCGGTCACCCGGAGGAATCGGAGCCAGAGCAGCTGCCGGAATCCACTATGCCTGTCAGCAGGCTGAAAGATTTGCTCCATCTCCACTGGGAGGATATCCATCTGCTGCACAAGGATGTGGAGGTGCAGCCTGCCACTATCGTGGAGCTGGATGAACGCACCCTGACCGATGCCGGAAAAGAGGCATGGACTGATGTTTTGGATGCTGAGGTGGTGAAAATCTACAACGGCTACTACGGTTTGCAGATGGAGCTGGATAAGGTGAAGCCCTCTCGCTTGGAGGAATTCTCGTCCATGCTTGCCGGGTACTGCCCAGTATCGGATTATGAAAAATGGGTCACCCAAGAGGAAAGCATCCCTTCTCAGTCACCCCAAATGAAATTATGAAATGGAGGAAAGTACAATGAAAAAAGCAAACTTGACCATCAGCTTTGGCAGCGAAAAGCTGGATGCCCTGACCTATCACATGGGCAAAAAGGATACGAATTTGCAGACGGAGCTGGAAGATACCATCCAGAAGCTCTACGAAAAGCACGTTCCGCAGGCCACCCGTGAATACATTGACGACAAGCTCTCCCGTGAGGCCGCCGCCAAAACCAAGCCTAAAAGACCGGTTCGCCCTGCTGCGGCAAGCAGCGCTGAAAACAGTATGGCATAGGCAGGCAACACTGTCCGGGCGTGTAGGCGGCTGTGTTGCCCTGTGTGGCCTTTTGGCAGGCAGAGTGGCATCCTGATACCCTTTAGCATCGTACCGCCACGTTGCGCCCGTGTGGAGAGAATGTGAGAAAGCCCCGACTGCGGCGATAAACCCTCAAAATCAGGGCATCCCAGTAGGGTCGAAAGTGGTGCAGGTTAAAGGAGTTATGCTGCTTTGGCAGCACAACTCCCCTGAACACCGACCGGCAAAGCCGTTCGGGGATTGCGAAGTGACATAACTTTCTGCCCGAAGCCCTGATTTGTTATGCTGGTTTTAGAAAAGAGCAAGGAAAACCGGGAACTTGCGGAGCTTATTCTGCATACTGGACAGAAATCACAGAGAAAAGGAGGTCTTGCATGGCAAAGGAATCGGAAAAAATCCGCACCGGCTTTTATATTGAAAAGGAAGTGCTGGATCGATGCGATGAGCTACTGGAGCAGGCCAATGTGAAATCCCGAAATGAATTCGTCACCGAGGCGCTGAAGTTTTATTGTGGGTATCTCACCTCGAAAAAAATTGAAAACTATCTGCTGCAAAGCCTATCCTCCGTCCTCACCGGCACAATCCGGGACACGGAAAACCGTCTGGCCAGAATGGATTTCAAAATAGCCACAGAGCTGTCCAAGCTCTCTCATGTGGTGGCATATACTCACGCCGTTGACGAGCATGCGCTCCAAAGCCTACACTTAAAATGTGTGGAAGAAGTAAAAAGGATCAACGGTGCGGTTGATTTCGAGGATGCATATAACTACCAAAAGCGGCGAACCTAAAATGATAGGAATTATTTGTTTCTTTTGGGTATGGACTATGGAAATACATTCGTTTATGGTGTGTTGCGAAAGGAGGTAAAAGTGCAATGGAGAAAAATGAAATCTTTGAAACAGCTATCCGTGAACTGACGGAAGCTGCAATCAGCAAACGCAAGGAAACCCTCAATGACAGCGAACAGCAGCTCTATGCTGAGGTGATGGCTCTCAGCTCTCAAGCTCGTGAGATTGTCAAAACGCTACCGGCGGATCAGCAGAAAATTCTCACCGATTATTTTCAGAAAACCAATTTGATTGCCGACCATGAGTGCCAGCACCTCTATGTGCAGGGTGCAAAAGACTGCGTGGAGCTGTTGAAAAAGCTGGGTGTACTGTAAGGAACATAGGTGGGCGGCCTCTGCGTAAGCAGGGGCTGTTTTACATAGACAAAACTGTTTAATGATTTCTTTAGGATTAAATGATATAATATCTTATAAAAAAACATAAATTCAACAAAAAAGATAAACAGGAATTTGAACGGAGGGATTACATGATAAGTAAAACTGATGCCATTGAGATAATAACATACGCTGAAGAAAATGGAATTAACATATGGATTGATGGCGGTTGGGGAGTAGATGCATTATTAGAAGAAGAAACAAGAGCACACAACGACATTGATATATTTGTGGAAGAAAGTAATAGTAAAAAGTTTGTTGAGATATTAAAAGAAAAAGCTTTTGTTGAAGTTACAGAAGCATATACCACCACATCTCACACGGTTTGGAAGGATACTAAAGATAGGATAATTGACCTTCATATATTTAAGTTCAACGAACAAGGATACATTGTTTTTGAAGGAGAAGCATATCCTCCAAAAGTATTTAGTGGTATTGGGAAAATAGGCGATAAAATGGTCAGATGTATTGATGCTGAAAATCAAGTGTTATTTCATCTGGGCTATGAGCATGATGAAAATGATATACATGATGTAAAACTATTGTGCGAGAGATTTAATATTCCTGTTCCGAGTGAATACAAGTAACTGACAAATCCCAATTTGTCGAATATCTAACATAATTGTTTTCAATCCTAAGAGCGATCATTTACCACGTGGTCGCTCTTTTCTTTTACCCAAAACGCAGAAAGGAGGCGTTGCTATGCCGAAAATCATCTTCACCTCGCAATATATGCGGAATGCCCCGCCAGCCCAGCTTGAAAATTATGTGAAGTACATCGGAACCCGTGAGGGTGTTGAAAAGATTGATGAAAGCAAGCGGCTGCTTCCTGCTACCGTAAAGCAACAGCAGCTTATCAACCAGCTACTCCATGACATTCCTTCTGCCAAAGATATGCTGGAGTACGCTGATTACTGTGAGAACCCCACCATCGGCAATGCTACCGAATTCATCTCCCTTGCCTTGGAACAGAATCTCAACCTCATCGGTAAGCGGGAAAATTATGTGGAGTACATTGCTGGCCGTCCCCGTGTGG includes:
- a CDS encoding DUF6103 family protein — encoded protein: MKKANLTISFGSEKLDALTYHMGKKDTNLQTELEDTIQKLYEKHVPQATREYIDDKLSREAAAKTKPKRPVRPAAASSAENSMA
- a CDS encoding ribbon-helix-helix domain-containing protein, whose amino-acid sequence is MAKESEKIRTGFYIEKEVLDRCDELLEQANVKSRNEFVTEALKFYCGYLTSKKIENYLLQSLSSVLTGTIRDTENRLARMDFKIATELSKLSHVVAYTHAVDEHALQSLHLKCVEEVKRINGAVDFEDAYNYQKRRT
- a CDS encoding DUF6329 domain-containing protein, encoding MTMKAIFERKPSDFNLRSFKVSKTIRLPIEIFENVLQNPLRDYAFIQENIEQMHCDSSGVYHCLLLTGEGRNDGLLVESEGYGYCRYASYVPNISALTFPALQQFNQKLTKAVDYIVSTGTQNTTEGNWIIGFDELAQQTGFEHDFNITDTLLDMLHEREEVANVELDDSSIDMCYYLNFCPQYGGHPEESEPEQLPESTMPVSRLKDLLHLHWEDIHLLHKDVEVQPATIVELDERTLTDAGKEAWTDVLDAEVVKIYNGYYGLQMELDKVKPSRLEEFSSMLAGYCPVSDYEKWVTQEESIPSQSPQMKL
- a CDS encoding nucleotidyltransferase domain-containing protein, coding for MISKTDAIEIITYAEENGINIWIDGGWGVDALLEEETRAHNDIDIFVEESNSKKFVEILKEKAFVEVTEAYTTTSHTVWKDTKDRIIDLHIFKFNEQGYIVFEGEAYPPKVFSGIGKIGDKMVRCIDAENQVLFHLGYEHDENDIHDVKLLCERFNIPVPSEYK